The nucleotide sequence AGGACGCCTTGTCGCCGACCTTCTTGCCGCTGATGGCCGCGCCGAGCGGCGACTTCAGCGAGTACACGTCGATGTCGACGGAGTCGTCCAGGGTCGCCAGCTCGCGCGAGCCGAGCAGGAACCGCTCGGCGTCGTCGTCGCCTTCGAACTTGACCTCGATGATCATGCCGGGCTCGACGACCCCGTCGTCCGGCGGCTCGCCCACCTGGGCGCGCTGGAGCAGCTGCTGCAGGGCGTGGATGCGGGCCTCCTGCTTGCCCTGCTCGTCCTTGGCCGCGTGGTACCCGCCGTTCTCGGACAGGTCGCCCTCGGAGCGCGCCTCTTCGATCTGTCGCGCGATCTCGAGTCGAGCCGGCCCCATCAGGTGCTCGAGCTCCTGCTTGAGGCGGTCGTACGCCTCTTGGGTGAGCCAAGCAACGTTGTCGCTGGTAGCGGTCACGGCAACTGCTCCTCGGGTGTCTATCGGTTCGGCCGCACGCTGTGTGGGTGTGCTTCGCCGCCGGGCGGTTCGCCCGGTCAAGGTGGTGACGGGGAAAGAACAAGAATACAAGCAATGCGCCGCGCCGACGATTGTCGCAGGTCAGCGATCTGCCGCCGGGCACAAGGCGGCGGCCGGGGGGCGTCCGGGCGCTACTCGGAGGCGGGGTGGCAGCCGCGCAGTTCGGGGACGATGCCGTCGCCCTCGAGCGGGATGTCGGCGGGGACGACCAGGTGCTCGTCGGGGCCGGCGGGGACCTCGAGGTCGACCTGGCCGACGATGATGCGCCGCAGGTCGACGGCGACGAGGTCGCAGGTGACGGCGAGGCCGGCGTCGCGGCGGATCTCGACGCGGGCGGTCAGGACGCCGTCGCGCGGCTCGTCCCACGAGAGCAGCTCGGCGTCGACGGTCGGACCGCTGGCCGAGCGCACGATCAGCAGAGCCACCACGGCGGCCACCAGCACCACCCCGGCCACCACCGCCACGAGCACGCCCCGGCCGCTGCGCGCGCCGGGTGCGCCGCCGCCCGCCGACCGGCCGTAGCGTTGCGCCAACAGGTCGCTCTCGGCGGTCTCGTGGTCGCTCATGCGGGATGTCCCCAGGGGCTGCGGGCGTTGTTGTCAGTGGCGTGCGGCACCATTATCTCCGGAGGCGGCGGACGCGGTGCGCCCGCCCCACCAGGATCGTGCCGCCTCGGGCAGCGGGGGCGAACCGGCCGGTGGGCGCCGTCACGCCTGACGAGTTCCGTTCGACCGATGGGGTATCCGGTGTCCGAGCAGCTGCGGCTGATGCACGTCCACGCTCATCCCGACGACGAGTCCAGCAAGGGTGCGGCGTCGACGGCCCGTTACGTCGCCGAGGGCGTCGAGGTGCTCGTCGTCACGTGCACCGGCGGCGAGCGCGGCTCCATCCTCAATCCGAAGATGGACCGCCCCGAAGTGCTGGCCAACATCTCCGAGATCCGCCGCAAGGAGATGAACTCCGCGCGCGAGATCCTCGGCGTCGAGCAGGAGTGGCTGGGCTTCGTCGACTCCGGGCTGCCCGAGGGCGACCCGCTGCCGCCGCTGCCCGACGGCTGCTTCGGGCTCATGTCGGTGGAGAAGGCGGCCGAGCCGCTGGTCGAGATCATGCGCCGGTTCCGCCCGCACGTCGTCACCACCTACGACGAGAACGGCGGCTACCCGCACCCCGACCACATCATGTGTCACAAGATCACCGTCGCGGCGTTCGAGGCGGCCGCCGACCCCACGCGCTACGTCGGCAGCGGCGACCCGTGGCAGCCGCTCAAGCTGTACTACCACCACTCCTTCAGCCGCATGCGCCTGCAGGCGCTCGGCGACGCCATGGAGAAGCGCGGTCTCACCTCGCCGTACACCGAGTGGCTGGCCGAGTGGGACGGCGACGAGAACTGGGACGACCGCGTCACCACCCGGGTCGAGTGCGCCGAGTACTTCTCGGTGCGCGACCGCGCGCTGCTGGCGCACGCCACCCAGATCGACCCCGACGGCTCCTGGTTCGCCGTCCCGCTCGAGCTGGCCCAGCAGGCCTGGCCCACCGAGGACTACGAGCTCGTGACGTCGCACGTGTCCACTCAGACCCCCGAGGACGACCTCTTCGCGGGACTGCGGTGAGCACGGTGCCCGTGTGCGGTGCCACAATGGGGCGGCGGGGGACACGCGAGGAGAAGACAGGTTTCTGATGGGCATCGTGCAGGCGGTGGCGCTCACCGCGGCGGAGTCTGACGCGGACGACTCCGGCGTCGGCCCCGGCCTGTACGGCTTCCTGGTGATGGTCTTCCTGATCGTCGCGCTGGTCGTGCTGTACCGGAGCATGCGCAAGCAGATCCGCAGGGTCGACTTCGATCCCGACGGCGCCAACGACTCCGAGCGCATGCACGGGCACCAGGAGCCGCCGGACCGATGACCACCGGTCCGGACCGGCCGGCGGGTGCGCGGCGGCCCTACGGGTCGGCCGCCGTCGAGACGCTGGCCGCGGTGCGGCGTGCCCGCGACTTCGTCGACAGGTATTACGCCGACCCGATCGACCTCGCCGACATCGCGGCCGCCGCCGGCTACTCCCGCTACCACCTGGTCCGCGCGTTCAAGGCGGCGTACGGCGAGACGCCGGGCCGCTACCTGCAGCGCCGCCGGGTCGAGCGTGCGCAGGAACTGCTCCGCGTCGCCGACCTCAACGTCACCGAGATCTGCCACCTGGTCGGCTTCACCAGCCTCGGCTCGTTCAGCAGCCTGTTCTCCGAGCTGGTCGGGGTGTCGCCGTCGCGGTTCCAGCGCGACGCGCACGCGTCCAGGCCGCGGCTGATCCCCGGCTGCTACATCCTCATGTGGGGCCGCCCGCTGCCGAAGGGCCCGAACACAGCAACGGCGGAGAAGCCCGCAGCGGCCCAGCCCTCCTAACGTCGAAGCACCGACGGAAGGGAAGGAACCTCATGATCACCAAACTGGGCGTCGCGACCGCATACGTGAGCGACTACGACCAGGCGCTGGACTTCTTCATCGGCAAGCTCGGCTTCGAGCTGCGCACCGACGTCACCATGGAGAACGGCTTCCGCTGGCTGACGGTGGGCCCGCCGGCCAGCCCGGAGTTCCAGCTGAACCTCACCGTGCCCGGGCCGCCGATGCACGACGAGCAGACCGCGGCCGCGCTGCGCGAGCTGATGGCGAAGGGCGCGCTCAGCGCCGGGGCGTGGAACACCGACGACTGCCGCGCGACGTTCGCGGAGTACTCCGCCCGCGGCGTGGAGTTCATCCAGGAGCCGGCCGACCGCCCGTACGGCGTCGAGGCGGTGTTCCGCGACGACTTCGGCAACTGGTACAGCCTCAACGAGCTCAACGACAAGGCACTGGACCAGGAGGCGATGTCGGAGGCGTTCGAGCCCGGCCGGCCCTGATCCTCGTGCTAGCACCCCTTGACCCCCTCCCGTGACCACGCTGTCATTCTCTGTGGGCTCGCGTCAGAGGATCAGCCTCACGGGGGACGCGGGCGACGGAGAAACTGGGGGGTTTCTCATGGTGCGTTCATCGCATGCACGAACAGCAGCAGCACTCCTGGCCACGGGGGCACTGGCGGTCTCGGCCGTCGCCGCCGCACCGGCCGCCGGCGCGAAGGGCTCGTCCGGGCCGTCGCCGGTGGCGCAGTTCGACGGGCCACGGGGCGTTGACGTCGACCAGGCCGGCCGCATCGTCGTCGGCGCGGCCGACGGCACGGTCAGCCTGGTCACCGACCGCGGCCGCCATCCGAAGGTGCACGAGATCGGCTCGGTACCGGCCGGCTTCATCGCACCGGCGGTCGCCGCCGGCCGGCCCGGCCAGGTCTACGCCCTGACGTCCGCCGGCGCGCCGGGCACCGGGGCGGCCACGCTCTACCTGCTCCGCCACCGCAGAGCGGCGAAGCCGATCGCGGACATCGCCGCCTACCAGGTGAGCGATCCGGACCCGTACAACCAGGAAGGGGTCCCGGAGGAGTCGAACCCGTACGGTGTCGCGGCGCTGAAGGACGGCAGCGTGCTGGTGGCCGACGCCGCCGGCAACGACCTGCTCCGCGTCTACCCGAACGGCCACATCGTCACGGTCGCCCGGCTGAAGCCGCGCGTGGTCGAGGTGCCGGAGGAACTGCCCGACGAGATGGAGGGCGAGCCGCTGCCGCCGGCCGGCACGCCGATCCTGGCCGAGGCGGTCGCCACGTCGGTCACCGTCGGGTCGGACGGCTACTGGTACGTCGGCGAGCTGCGCGGTTTCCCGGCGACGCCGGGCACGTCGCAGATCTGGCGGATCAAGCCCGGCAGCCGGAACGCGGTGTGCGACCCGGAGCGGCCGAACAAGGGTGACTGCCGGCGCTTCGCCGACGGCTTCACCTCGATCGTCGACCTCGGTCCGGGCAGCCACGGCAGCGTCTACGCCGTCGAGCTGGTGAAGCAGAGCTGGCTGCAGTGGGAGCTGGGCCTGGCCGACCCGCCGGTCGGCTCGCTGTTCCGGGTGCGGCCCGGCGGCTCGCGCACCGAACTGGCGGACGGACAGCTGATCCTGCCCGGCGGTGTCGACGCCGGCGCGCACGGGCGGCTCTATGTGACCGGGCCGGTATTCGGGCCGGGCTCGCTCATGCGGATCGGGTGAATTCATTACCGGTCGGTAATCACCTGGATTTGCATGATGGGTACGTGAATTCTCGTCACGATCACCGTCACGTCGAACGGCGTGACGGTGACTCGTGAGTTCGCGTTGACAGCCATGCATTGATGGGTGCATGCTCTGCGTTGGCCGAGTCCACACGCGTGATCCGTGGGTTCGCCGGGTCGACTTCCATACTGCGGAGAATTCTCCAAGGCCGGGGGGCACTCGCCCTTCGGCGTCGGGTCCACGATATTCTCGTGGCGGTACGACGCCGAAGGGCGATTGACCTTTTTACTGATGTTCCCCGGGCTTTCGGCGCCGGGCATTGTTTTCTTGGGGGCAGGGGCGCTATGTCCGGTGTGCGACGTCCGTTTGCGCGGGCTGTGGTGGGTCTGCTGCTGGTGGCCGGTTCGGTGACGGCTGCTGGCGGCGGTGCGGTCGCGAACCAGAGCGGCAACGAGCTCGTGGGCGGCTTCGAGATCGACGGCAATGTCTACGAGGGCTTCGACAACGCCACGACGGCCACCGGCCCGGGCGGCGACCCGGTCGACTGGGGCAGCGAGGCGATCTTCCCGGCGCAGGTCGACGTCGTCCACGATCCGCTGGGCGGCACCGACGCGACGGTCTTCGACCGCGGCAGCAAGGAAGCCAACACCTCGACCTGGAACGACGACGGGTCCGCGGCCGCGCCCGGCAAGGGCGACATCGGCGACGCGTACCTCTACGACCGCGTCCACGAGGGCGACGAGTACCTGTACGTCGGGTGGGAGCGCGGCTCCGACAACGGCTCGGTCCGCTGGTACGTCGAGCTGAACCAGCTGCCCAACACCGTCAACGGCGAGGACACCGTGGTGCCCGACCGCAGCGTCGGCGACCTGCGCCTGAGCCTGTTCAACCTGGGCAGCCGGCCGTTGGAGCTGGAGGCGGTGCAGCGGTGGAACGGCACCGCGTGGGTGGCCACCGGCGACGTCGACGACTTCGCGCTTGCCGTCAACGACTCCGCCGTCACCACGCCGAGCGACGAGTCGCCGCTGGGCCGCGAGCAGTTCGTCGAGATCGCCTTCGACCTCACCGCGCTGCTCGGCGACACCGACGACTGCGGGTTCGCCGGCTTCTCGTCGCTGTGGATCCGCAGCGCGCCCGGCGCCAGCCCGAGCGCGGAGCTGAAGGACTACGTCACCGGCGCGGTCGACACCCCGGCTCGATGCGGCCCGCTGACCATCGAGAAGCACGACGCCGAGGGTGAGCCGCTGGGCGGCGCGACGTTCACCGTCGAGCCGAACCCGGTCCCCGGCGCGGCCGACCCGGACAGCCTGACCATCGCCGACAACGACGAGAACGACGCCGACCCGGCCGACGGCGTCATCACCATCGACCCGGCCCTGCCCGGCGAGTACACGATCACCGAGACCGCGCCGCCGCCCGGCTACCTGCTCGACGACGAGCCGCAGGACGTCACGCTGGACGAGTTCGGCGCCGCCACCGTCACGTTCGTCAACCGGCTCGGCTCGCTGGCCTGGAGCAAGCTCGACGCGGAGTCCGGCGACCCGCTCTGCTGCGCGACGTTCACCGTCGTCGGCACCGGCGGCGCCGCCGAGGGCGTGTCGATCACCGTCGTTGACAACGGTGAGAACGACGCCGACCCGGCCGAGGGCGCCGTCCTGGTCGAGGACCTGCCGACCGGCACGTACACCGTCACCGAGACCGTCGCGCCGACCGGCTACGACCTGGCCGCCGACTCCGTCCGCGACGGCATCGTCATCGACGCCGAGAACCCCGACGTCGTCGTCGAGAACGCGTTCGAGGACCCGCGGCTGCCGTCGGAGCTGACCGTGCGCAAGCTCGACGCCGACACCCAGGAGCCGCTGGCCGGCGCCACGTTCGAGCTGTACCTGGACGACCCGGCCGACGGCGTGCAGGACGCGCCCGGCGGCGACACGCTGATCGGCGAGTGCACCACCGGCGACGACGGCACCTGCGCCATCGGCGACCTCGGCTGGGGCACCTACTACTGGTACGAGGCCGAGGCGCCGGCCGGGTACGAGCTGCCGGCCGACCGGTTCAGCGGCATGACCACGATCGGCCGCGACAACGCCGGCGGCGAGCTGCCGGTGGCGACCCTGACCGACCGGCAGATCCGCTCGTCCATCGAGATCGTCAAGACCGACGCCAGCACGGGCGAGGAACTGGCCGGCGCGACGTTCGTGGTCCGGCTCGACGACGGCGACGGCGAGTTCGACCCCGGCGACGACACCGTCGTCGACCCGCCAGGCGAGGTGACCACCGACGCGACCGGCACGGTCACGGTCGGCGGCCTGCTGTTCGGCGACTACTGGGTAGAAGAGACCGGCGCGCCCACCGGCTACGAGCTGCCCGACGACGCGGTTCAGGGGCCGGTCACGATCGGCCCGGACAACGCCGGCGACACCGTCGCGGTGACGTTCGAGGACGAGCAGCTGCTCACCGACCTGTCGGTGCTCAAGCTGGACGGCGGGTCCGACAGCGCCGGGCCGCTGGCCGGCGCGACGTTCGAGCTGTACCTCGACGACGGCGACGTGCTCGTCGGCGACTGCACCACCGGCGACGACGGCCTCTGCACGGTCACCGGCCTGGGCTTCGGGACGTACTACTGGCTCGAGACCGCCGCGCCGCAGGGCTACGACCTGCCCGACGACCCGTACAGCGCGCCCGTCACCATCACCGCCGAGAACGCCGGCACCGAGCTGGAGCCGCTGACGTTCTACAACCCGCGCAAGCCGGGCAGCCTCGCGGTGCTCAAGGTCGACGACACCGACGACGCGCCGCTGGCCGGCGCCACGTTCGAGCTGCACGCCGACGACGCCGACGGCGCGGTCGTGGGCACCTGCACCACCGCCGACGACGGCACCTGCACCCTCGGCGACCTCGGCTTCGGCACGTACGTGTGGGTCGAGACCGCCGCGCCGGAGGGCTACGCGCTGCCCGACGACGTCACCAGCGACCCGCTCGTGGTCGACGAGTCCACCGCCGGCGACGACCCGACACCGTTCGAGTTCCGCGACCCGCGGCTGTGGTCCGAGCTGTCCGTGCTGAAGGTCGACGCGGTCGACGGGACGGCGCTGGCCGGCGCCGAGTTCGAGCTGCGCGCCGACGACGCCGACGGCGCGGTCGTGGGCGAGTGCACCACCGGCGACGACGGCACCTGCACCATCGGCGACCTCGATTTCGGCACCTACGTCTGGGTCGAGATCGCGGCGCCGCAGGGCTACGCGCTGCCCGACGACACCGTCAGCGAGCCGGTCGTCATCGACGCCTCGAACGCCGGCGGCGAGCTCACCCAGGTGGTCGTCCACGACCCGCGGCTGCTGTCGGAGCTGAGCGCGCACAAGGTCGCCGAGGACACCGGCGAGTCGCTGCCCGGCGCCGTCTTCGACCTGGTGCTCGCCGACGGCGACCTCGTGGTCGGCACCTGCACCACCGGCGACGACGGCCTGTGCTCCGTCGGCGACCTCGACTTCGGCGACTACTACTGGGTCGAGATCACCGCGCCCGAGGGGTACCTGCTGCCCGACGACGTCACCAGCGAGATCGTGTCGATCACGGCCGAGAACGCCGGCACCGACATCGCCGCGGTGACGTTCGTCGACCCGCCGGCCGAGGAGCCGGGCACGCCGACACCGACGCCCACGCCGTCGGAGCCGCCGTCGTCGCCGGAGCCGAGCGGTTCCCCGTCGCCCACGCCGGGCGAGCCGGACCTGCCCGACACCGGTCTCGGCGGGCCGCTGGGCCTGGTGGCGATGGTCGCGGCAGCCGGGCTGGCCGTGGGCGCGGCGCTGCGCTGGCGGTCGCGGCGGGCCTGACCGCGACGCCTAGGCTTGGGGCACCGGCCCGAGAGGATCCCGATGCCCAACCGCCTCCGCGACGCTCGTAGCCCGTACCTCCTGCAGCACGCGGACAACCCCGTCGACTGGTGGGAGTGGGGCGACGACGCGTTCGCGGAGGCGCGCCGCCGCGACGTCCCCGTCCTGCTGAGCGTCGGGTACGCCGCCTGCCACTGGTGCCACGTCATGGCGCACGAGTCGTTCGAGGACGAGCGGGTCGCCGGGTACCTCAACGAGCACTTCGTCGCGATCAAGGTCGACCGCGAGGAGCGGCCCGACGTCGACGCCGTCTACATGGAGGCGGTGCAGGCGCTCACCGGGCAGGGCGGCTGGCCGATGACCGCGTTCCTCACGCCCGGCGGCAAGCCGTTCTACGCGGGCACCTACTTCCCGCCGCAGCCGCGGCACGGCCTGCCGTCGTTCGGCCAGCTGCTGCAGGCGGTCGACGAGGCGTGGACGCAGCGGCGCGGCGACGTCACGGAGTCGGCCGACCGCATCGGCGCGGCGCTCGGCGGTGCCGGTGGCGCCGGCGGTGCCGGCCCGGCCGGCAGCCAACCGCCGGCAGCGGACCGGCTCGATGCCGCCGTCGCCCGCTTGACCGGGGAGTTCGACCCGGCCGCGGGCGGGTTCGGCGGCGCGCCCAAGTTCCCGCCGTCGATGGTGCTCGAGTTCCTGCTGCGCCACCACGCGCGCACCGGCGACCGCCGGGCGCTCTCCATGGCCGAGGAGACCTGCGAGCGGATGGCCCGCGGCGGCCTGTACGACCAGCTCGGCGGCGGGTTCGCGCGCTACAGCGTCGACGCCGGCTGGGTGGTGCCGCACTTCGAAAAGATGCTCTACGACAACGCGCTGCTGCTGCGCGTCTACACGCACCTGTGGCGGATGACGGGGTCCGCGCTGGCCGCGCGGGTGGTCCGCGAGACGGCCGGGTTCCTGCTGCGCGAGCTGCGCACGGCCGAGGGCGGCTTCGCCAGCTCGCTGGACGCCGACTCGCCGCCGGTCGAGGGTGCGGCGCCTGTCGAGGGCGCGTTCTACGTGTGGACGCCGGCCCAGCTGCGCGACGTCCTCGGCGACGAGGACGGCGAGTGGGCAGCGGCGCTGCTCGGCGTCACCGAGGCCGGCACGTTCGAGCACGGCGCGTCGACGCTGCAGCTGCTGCGCGACCCGGATCCCGCCGGTGAGGCCGGCCGGTGGGAGCGGGTGCGCGGTCAGCTGTTCGACGCGCGGCTGCCGCGCCCGGCGCCGGGCCGCGACGACAAGGTCGTGGCGGCGTGGAACGGGCTGGCGATCGCCGCGCTGGCCGAGGCCGGCGCGCTGTTCGACCAGCCGGCCTGGGTGGCGGCCGCCGTCGACTGCGCGGACCTGCTGGTCCGCCTGCACCTCGACGAGCGCGGCCGCCTGCGCCGGGTGTCCCGCGACGGCGTGATCGGCGGGCACGCCGGGGTGCTGGAGGACTACGCCGACGTCGCCGAGGGGTTCCTGACGCTGGTCGCGGTCACCGGCGACCCGGTCTGGCTGTCGTTCGCCGAGCAGCTCCTCGACGTCGTGCTGGCGCGGTTCGCCGATCCCGCCGGCGGCTTCTTCGACACCGGCGACGACACCACCGACGTCCGGCTGGCCGGACTCCGGCGGCCGCAGGACCCGACCGACAACGCGACGCCGTCCGGCTGGTCGGCCGCGGCCGGCGCGCTGCTCGGGTTCGCGGCGTACACCGGATCGGACCGGCACCGCACGGCCGCCGGCGACGCGCTGCGCGGCTACGACGCGCTGGCCGTCCGGGCGCCGCGGTTCGCCGGCTGGGGACTGGCGGTCGCCGAGGCGTGGCTGGCCGGCCCGGCCGAGGTCGCGGTCGTGGGTTCGGCCGGCGATCCCCGGACCGCCGCGCTGTATGCGGTGGCGCTGCGGTCGGGCTCGCCCGGCGCCGTCGTGGTCGCCGGCGACCCCGCCGACCCCGCGTCCGCCGAGGTGCCGCTGCTGCGCGACCGTCATGAGGTCGGGGGCGTTCCGGCGGCGTACGTCTGCCGCGGCTTCGTGTGCGAGCTGCCGGTCACCGACCCCGTCGCATTGGCCCGCCAGCTCGGCGGTTGATGAGAAGACGCTCATCTCGGGCTCATCCGGACGCCACGGCCGGCGGGGAGCGTGGGCCGGATGAAGCGGATCACGGCGGTGCCGGTGTGAGGCATCCGTACCACGCCCGCCCGGCCGACCGGGTCAGGCACCCGGACCGGCTGACCCATCCCGGCACCGGCGCCGAGCTCGCCCTGCGCCGCGCCTGGCCGCACGACGACTGGCACGTGCTGCTGGAGCTGGAGACGCCGGACGGCCAGCGGCTGGCGGGGCAGTGGTTCGCCGACGCCATCCGGCGGGCCGAGGTGTTCGCGGCGACCCGCGGCGCACTGGACGTGCCCCGACACGGGATCGTGCTGCATCCCGACGGCGCCGACCGGCGGCTCACCGCGCTGGCCGGGCTGGTGTCGTGGCCGGGCAGCCGGCTGCTGGCGCACCGGCCGGAGCAGCGGGCGGTCGTGCGGCTCACCGGCGACGGCGACACCTACTACGCGACGGTGGTCCGGCCCGGCCTCGACGCCGACCTCGGCCGCCGGCTCGCTGGGCTGGCCGCCCTTCTGCACGGCACGGCGACCGTGCCGGCGGTGCAGGACTGGCCGCTCGGCGACGGCGTCCTGGTGCTGTCCGAGCTGCCCGGGCCGACGTTGGCCGCCCTGGGCGCGGATCGGTCCGTGGGCGCCGGCGAGCTGGCGGCGGCGTGGCAACGGGTCGGCTCGGCACTGCGCCTGCTGCACGACGCGCCCCGGGTACCCGTGCTGAGCGGCGCCGGCCAGCACGACGCCGTGGCCGAGGTGACGCTCGTGGCGCGCTGGCTCGGCCCGGCCGCGGAGTACGGGCTGCTGCCGCCGGTCGACGTGGCGTCTCTGCTGGCCGACCTGCGGTCCGGTGCTCCTGGGCCGGCCGGGCTCGGGTGCCCGGACCTCACCGACGCGCAGGTCGTGGCCGGGCCTGACGGTGGCATCGGCCTGTTCGGGCTCGAGACGGTCACCGTCGGCGAACTGGCCCGCGGCTTCGCGTCCCTGCTGGTCGGCCTCGAGCTGCGGGTCGCCCAGGGCGAGCTGACCCCGTCGCGGGCGAGGACGGCGCGGACGGCGGTGCTGGCCGGGCTGCGACCGGACGAGGCGACGCTGGCCCGGGTGCCGGCGTACGAGCGGGCGGCGCGGCTCCGGCTCGCCGGGGAGTACGCGTTCCAGCCGCGCTGGCGCGGGTTGTCGCGGGCGCTGCTGGCCGCTGCTACGCCGTGAGCGGACAGCCCTGGTCCGTTGCTGTGTAATTCTGTAATCATCGCAACATGAGTAGCGACACAGACACCGTCGAGCGGATCCGGGGCTGGCTCACCGGCCGGCTGCCGGACGACTGGTTCGAGGGCTCGGTCGAGGTGACCGTCGATCGTGAGGAGATCACCGTCGTCGGCCGCATCCCGGCCCCGAACACCGAGGACGTCTCCGACGTCGAGCGCGACGCGGCGCTGGCCGGCCGCGTCAGCGCGTTCCGTGAGAGCACCCGCGAGCGGCGCATCGAGATCGCCCGCGAGCTGGAGCACCGCAGCGGCCGCAAGGTCGCCTGGGGCATCGACTGCGGCGACCGGCGCGACCTGTTCACCCGGCTGGCCGCACCCGTCATGACCCGGCTGCGCCAGCCGGAGCGTCAGGTCCTCGACACCCTGGTCGACGCCGGGGTGGCGCGATCCCGATCCGAGGCGCTGGCCTGGTGCGTCAAGCTGGTCGCGAAGAACGCCGACACCTGGCTGGCCGACCTGCGCGAGGCGCTGACCCACGTCGAGGAGGTCCGCGCCACCGGCCCGACCACCGCCGCATGATCGGCCGGCCGGCCGGCCGGCCGCCGTCGGTCAGGTGGCGGCGACGGCGCCCACGCCGAAGGCGGCGAGCCAGATGCCGACGTGGTGGCTGATGAAGCCGGCCAGCGTGAACGCGTGGAACACCTCGTGGAAGCCGAACCAGCGCGGCGACGGGTTCGGCCGCTTCGTGCCGTAGACGACCGCGCCCAGCGTGTACATGAGCCCGCCGACGATGATCAGCGTGGCGACAGCGGCCCCGCCGTGCGAGGCGAACGACGGCAGCCAGAACACGGCGGCCCAGCCGAGCGCCACGTAGATGGGCACGTACAGCCAGCGCGGCGCACCGTCCCAGAACACCCGGAACGCCACACCGAGCAGCGCGCCCGCCCACACCAGCCAGAGCAGCACCGTCCCCTGGCTCGGCGGCAGGACGAGCAGCGTGAACGGCGTGTACGTGCCGGCGATGATCAGGAAGATGTTGGCGTGGTCGAACCGGCGCAGCACCGCGTGCACCCGCGGTGACCAGCGGCCGCGGTGGTAGACGCCGCTGATGCCGAACAGCAGCGCGGCGGTGAAGGTGTAGATGGACGCACTGACCCGCACCTGCGTGGTCGGCGCGACGATGACCAGCGCCAAGCCGGCCAGCACCGCGACGGGGAACGTGCCGGCGTGCAGCCAGCCACGCAGCCGCGGCTTCACCGCGGCGACGGCGTCGCGCACCTGCTCGTCGAACGTCATGAACCCCACCGTACCTGGGAATTCACCGCACATGCGGCGCAGGAGAGTACTCTCTGGCGGGGAGAAAGACGTTCGGCGAACGGCCACGATGCTGGAGGTGTCTCGGTCGATGGGTCTGTCCGACCTCCCTTACCGCATCTACGAGAAGCGCATCCAGCGGCACCTCGACCGCGGCCGCCTGCCGCAGCACGTCGCGGTGCTCATGGACGGCAACCGCCGCTGGGCGCGCGCGCTCAGCGCACCCACGTCGAGCGGCCACCAGGCCGGTGCCGAGAAGGCCCGTGAGTTCCTCGGCTGGTGCGACGAGCTCGATGTCAACGTCGTGACGCTCTGGATGCTGTCGACGGACAACCTCAACCGGCCCGAGGACGAGCTCGT is from Jiangella alkaliphila and encodes:
- the greA gene encoding transcription elongation factor GreA, with protein sequence MTATSDNVAWLTQEAYDRLKQELEHLMGPARLEIARQIEEARSEGDLSENGGYHAAKDEQGKQEARIHALQQLLQRAQVGEPPDDGVVEPGMIIEVKFEGDDDAERFLLGSRELATLDDSVDIDVYSLKSPLGAAISGKKVGDKASYQAPNGATIKVKVVSAKPYGA
- a CDS encoding VOC family protein — its product is MITKLGVATAYVSDYDQALDFFIGKLGFELRTDVTMENGFRWLTVGPPASPEFQLNLTVPGPPMHDEQTAAALRELMAKGALSAGAWNTDDCRATFAEYSARGVEFIQEPADRPYGVEAVFRDDFGNWYSLNELNDKALDQEAMSEAFEPGRP
- a CDS encoding helix-turn-helix transcriptional regulator produces the protein MTTGPDRPAGARRPYGSAAVETLAAVRRARDFVDRYYADPIDLADIAAAAGYSRYHLVRAFKAAYGETPGRYLQRRRVERAQELLRVADLNVTEICHLVGFTSLGSFSSLFSELVGVSPSRFQRDAHASRPRLIPGCYILMWGRPLPKGPNTATAEKPAAAQPS
- a CDS encoding ScyD/ScyE family protein → MVRSSHARTAAALLATGALAVSAVAAAPAAGAKGSSGPSPVAQFDGPRGVDVDQAGRIVVGAADGTVSLVTDRGRHPKVHEIGSVPAGFIAPAVAAGRPGQVYALTSAGAPGTGAATLYLLRHRRAAKPIADIAAYQVSDPDPYNQEGVPEESNPYGVAALKDGSVLVADAAGNDLLRVYPNGHIVTVARLKPRVVEVPEELPDEMEGEPLPPAGTPILAEAVATSVTVGSDGYWYVGELRGFPATPGTSQIWRIKPGSRNAVCDPERPNKGDCRRFADGFTSIVDLGPGSHGSVYAVELVKQSWLQWELGLADPPVGSLFRVRPGGSRTELADGQLILPGGVDAGAHGRLYVTGPVFGPGSLMRIG
- a CDS encoding DUF4307 domain-containing protein, whose protein sequence is MSDHETAESDLLAQRYGRSAGGGAPGARSGRGVLVAVVAGVVLVAAVVALLIVRSASGPTVDAELLSWDEPRDGVLTARVEIRRDAGLAVTCDLVAVDLRRIIVGQVDLEVPAGPDEHLVVPADIPLEGDGIVPELRGCHPASE
- the mca gene encoding mycothiol conjugate amidase Mca, coding for MGYPVSEQLRLMHVHAHPDDESSKGAASTARYVAEGVEVLVVTCTGGERGSILNPKMDRPEVLANISEIRRKEMNSAREILGVEQEWLGFVDSGLPEGDPLPPLPDGCFGLMSVEKAAEPLVEIMRRFRPHVVTTYDENGGYPHPDHIMCHKITVAAFEAAADPTRYVGSGDPWQPLKLYYHHSFSRMRLQALGDAMEKRGLTSPYTEWLAEWDGDENWDDRVTTRVECAEYFSVRDRALLAHATQIDPDGSWFAVPLELAQQAWPTEDYELVTSHVSTQTPEDDLFAGLR